One genomic window of Chitinophagaceae bacterium includes the following:
- a CDS encoding bifunctional phosphoglucose/phosphomannose isomerase: MMDNLIANFTKQMAEAIEIGKNVKLSPRHKEIRNVVVAGLGGSGIGANLVAELISEKMKLPFVVCKDYMLPEFADEHTLLIASSYSGNTEETLHAMEDGIKRNCKIVCVTSGGSMLSIAKTAGLDYIIIPGGMPPRSCLAYSFMQQLFILAYYNLIDNGFIVGIEEAISHLDKEQKRILKLAKSIAKKLNKKMTVIYSAANMEAVAMRWRQQLNENSKVLCWHHVIPEMNHNELVGWRAPGKYAVVLLRNDTDYPRIQQRMNIAKNIISQYTPNIIEVYSKGDSIIEKSLYLIHLGDWVSYFLAEIRKVDPVEVNVIEYLKTELAN, encoded by the coding sequence ATGATGGATAATCTGATAGCGAATTTTACAAAACAGATGGCAGAAGCCATAGAAATCGGAAAAAATGTGAAGCTGTCACCACGGCACAAGGAAATCAGGAATGTGGTGGTGGCGGGTTTAGGTGGTTCCGGTATCGGGGCGAATCTTGTAGCTGAATTGATTTCTGAAAAGATGAAATTGCCTTTTGTTGTTTGTAAGGATTACATGCTTCCTGAATTTGCTGATGAACACACATTGCTGATCGCATCTTCCTATTCCGGCAATACAGAAGAAACATTGCATGCGATGGAAGACGGCATCAAAAGAAATTGTAAAATCGTTTGTGTTACCTCAGGTGGTTCCATGCTCTCGATTGCAAAAACCGCCGGCCTCGATTACATCATTATTCCCGGAGGCATGCCACCGCGTTCGTGCCTGGCCTATTCATTTATGCAGCAATTATTTATCCTGGCGTATTACAATCTCATCGACAATGGATTTATTGTGGGCATTGAAGAGGCTATTTCACATCTCGATAAAGAGCAGAAACGCATCCTGAAATTAGCCAAGTCGATTGCTAAAAAGTTAAATAAGAAAATGACTGTGATCTACAGTGCTGCCAATATGGAAGCTGTGGCCATGCGCTGGCGCCAGCAACTGAACGAAAATTCAAAAGTACTCTGCTGGCACCATGTGATTCCTGAAATGAATCATAATGAACTGGTAGGATGGAGAGCTCCAGGAAAGTATGCTGTTGTGTTGCTAAGAAATGATACGGACTATCCAAGAATTCAGCAACGGATGAATATCGCAAAGAACATTATCTCTCAATACACACCTAACATTATTGAAGTGTATTCAAAGGGCGACAGCATCATTGAAAAATCGTTGTACCTGATTCACCTCGGAGACTGGGTTTCCTACTTTCTCGCAGAAATCAGAAAAGTAGATCCCGTAGAAGTGAATGTGATTGAATACCTGAAAACAGAATTGGCGAATTAA
- a CDS encoding YraN family protein, which yields MSKHNELGVKGEILALEFLEKKGYTMLEINWRFEKTEIDIIARYQQTLVIVEVKTRTGNHFGFPEQAVGIDKQRNLAIATEEYLERNNLDMDVRFDVISITFKNDQPEIFHIEDAFFPYEL from the coding sequence ATGAGTAAACATAATGAATTGGGTGTAAAAGGTGAAATTTTAGCACTCGAATTTCTTGAAAAAAAAGGGTACACCATGCTGGAAATCAACTGGCGTTTTGAAAAAACAGAAATTGATATCATTGCCCGCTATCAGCAGACACTGGTAATTGTAGAGGTAAAAACCCGCACCGGTAACCATTTTGGCTTTCCTGAACAGGCAGTGGGTATTGACAAACAACGAAACCTTGCTATTGCAACGGAGGAATATTTGGAAAGGAATAACCTGGATATGGATGTGAGATTTGATGTGATTTCCATCACTTTTAAGAATGATCAGCCGGAGATATTTCACATTGAGGATGCGTTTTTTCCGTATGAATTATAA
- a CDS encoding PKD domain-containing protein, with protein MKRFLTPAFLTFACIFSFSAFAQQANKHYTGSAATPFYKGASQVFVNEKRNTISFIRLNENEFIPLATAKDWLKNQVLKLPAANDLVQYQQFSDKSGFTHTRYREHYKGVPVEYGVYYIHAKGDRVKSANGEWYNGISISTTPAITAAQAYQSACNSMNAKAWWHEREETDNNKLMILPMDGSYHLVYKCDVYSKDPWKREWIYVDAQNGSIVKTESRIHETDVPGTAVTAYCGTQPIVSDSFATNNFRLREYTRGAGIETFNAFEGNDFTGSSKNWNYNGGFDIYALDAHFGAEATYDYYNNNYNWKSVDGAGNQKLKSLVHAGGGINAFWDGTYMSYLDGDAGMGVTPLTSLEVCGHELTHGVTENSSGLVYSCEPGGINESMSDIFGVTIRFLNIPNSSWYLGDQFNYLIRNMANPNEFSNPDCYGGLYWSNCPEVHSGSGVGNFWYYLLTEGGEGVNDVGNSYFVEGLGLIDAGAIAFRANTVYLTPNSQYADLRDLSLQAAQDLFGDCSNQAVQTVNAWYGVNVGGPFNDAVTAIFSAPQTSFCTATVPVSFVNNSLNGISYLWDFGDGNTSTEMSPSHTYGAVGVYTVTLIVNGLALCNTSDTLVKVDYITIDNVGQPTAASCTPVTTQPSTGFGIFKVKMNEIDNISVGSSPEGYQDFSCSDFTHLVAGDPVQLTINTGPGKSEDLRVWLDYNGDGVFNETNELIYQDNAVIDIHGGIIYTPTSAVLNVPLRMRITDDKNVNTISGSCYSSQFGQTEDYSVIFEPSSVAPVADFTSDVTNVNFGGVVNYFDLSVNVPTSWEWQFEGGIPATSTAQNPTGIVYNEVGTFDVTLKVTNAFGTHTIVKPDYITVDPEFNVCDLPTVSLTSGTFYDTGGPLGNYQNNENCTMLISPPCAGSITLNFSAFASQANSDFLKVYDGVDASAPLLLSVSGFPFPYPSVTGTSGKLFITWTSNSSQTNSGYAASYTSVIGGTVTPVADFTLSSSNPAYGAPVNFADNSTNNPIDFAWDFGDGGTSVSPNPTHTFASTGSYSVQLISSNCGGSDTVIKTVIVQAAPIIKVNPSNLTFNLNCNTSTATLPFTITNSGAGDLTYDVQEHEYNFQGDKPNILAITYGVETFETYFNTISAINTYYPGATSIQEINTTNAEDLAAALVGKNVCLMAKAVGTPSDYLNFSIPLQSFINNGGTVILCGTSSSKVSCLFNTGLLSGTYGAVATNQTLQVVNTTHPITQSLGSEIADGPKNSHSLNLTSPINDLITYLGETVVGYESIGYGHLVYLGFDYKTIDNNSGTTMGNTMSWINSMLVNDWVSLNPTGNGTLSPGTSQEINVTVNSEGLPDGTYTEYVVVTSNDPNNPVDTVWLTVNVDQDNCSSFNAAYQCEGQVCFNDSVPATATSVSWSFGDGNTSSQNDPCHTYTATGNYEVQLIACGTDGCDTVNQTVTVTILAAAINYSPVIVYENDIVSFNSNSSGATSWSWTFGDGGTSTQQNPTHLYAAGGTYTVTLIATDASGCTITTTEIITILNVGINDLQYNFDVNIYPNPFSSQAVIEYTLPKAASVNIELWNSLGQKIVTLLDGKNQQAGTYTYPVTVVEAGVYMVRFSVGDTLLWKKLVRVN; from the coding sequence ATGAAAAGATTCCTTACTCCCGCATTCCTGACATTCGCATGCATTTTTTCATTCTCCGCTTTTGCGCAGCAGGCCAATAAACACTATACAGGATCAGCGGCCACCCCTTTTTATAAAGGAGCTTCTCAGGTTTTTGTAAACGAAAAAAGAAACACTATTTCATTTATTCGTTTGAATGAAAACGAATTTATTCCTCTTGCAACTGCAAAGGACTGGTTGAAAAACCAGGTATTAAAATTACCAGCTGCCAACGATCTGGTGCAGTACCAGCAATTCAGTGATAAGTCTGGGTTCACCCATACCCGCTACCGTGAGCATTATAAAGGAGTGCCAGTCGAGTATGGAGTGTATTACATTCACGCAAAAGGCGACCGTGTAAAGTCTGCCAATGGAGAATGGTATAATGGCATATCCATTTCCACCACACCTGCTATCACCGCAGCACAAGCTTATCAATCTGCGTGCAATTCAATGAATGCGAAAGCATGGTGGCATGAGCGGGAGGAAACGGATAATAATAAGCTGATGATCCTTCCGATGGATGGAAGTTATCACCTGGTATATAAGTGTGATGTTTATTCAAAGGATCCATGGAAACGTGAATGGATTTATGTAGACGCTCAGAATGGTTCAATTGTTAAAACAGAATCACGCATTCATGAAACGGATGTTCCGGGAACGGCTGTAACAGCTTATTGCGGTACACAACCAATTGTTTCTGACAGTTTTGCTACCAATAATTTCAGACTGCGTGAATATACACGGGGAGCAGGAATCGAAACCTTTAATGCTTTTGAAGGCAATGATTTCACAGGCTCCAGCAAGAACTGGAACTACAATGGTGGCTTTGATATTTATGCGCTTGATGCACATTTTGGTGCAGAAGCTACCTACGATTACTATAATAACAATTACAACTGGAAATCGGTGGACGGAGCGGGCAATCAAAAACTGAAAAGCCTGGTGCATGCCGGTGGTGGCATCAATGCATTCTGGGATGGAACTTATATGAGTTATCTGGATGGTGATGCAGGTATGGGCGTAACACCGCTCACATCGCTTGAAGTTTGCGGCCATGAGTTAACACATGGTGTAACGGAAAATTCGTCAGGACTTGTTTATTCCTGCGAGCCTGGTGGCATCAATGAATCAATGTCTGATATTTTTGGAGTTACGATCCGTTTTCTCAATATCCCGAACTCAAGCTGGTACCTGGGCGATCAGTTCAATTACCTTATCAGGAACATGGCCAACCCGAATGAATTCAGCAATCCGGATTGTTATGGTGGTTTGTACTGGTCTAATTGTCCGGAGGTACATTCAGGAAGTGGCGTGGGCAATTTCTGGTATTACCTGCTTACCGAAGGAGGAGAAGGAGTGAATGATGTAGGTAACTCTTATTTTGTGGAAGGTTTAGGGCTTATTGATGCCGGTGCCATTGCTTTTCGTGCAAACACAGTTTACCTGACACCCAATTCGCAATATGCTGATTTACGGGATCTTTCTTTACAAGCTGCGCAGGATCTTTTTGGAGATTGCTCGAACCAGGCCGTTCAAACGGTAAATGCCTGGTATGGTGTAAATGTGGGCGGTCCGTTTAATGATGCGGTGACTGCGATTTTTTCAGCGCCTCAAACTTCTTTCTGCACGGCTACTGTTCCTGTTTCCTTTGTAAACAATAGTTTAAACGGAATCAGTTATTTATGGGATTTCGGCGATGGAAATACTTCTACCGAAATGAGTCCGTCACATACTTATGGTGCCGTTGGCGTATACACAGTAACATTAATCGTAAATGGATTAGCATTGTGCAATACCTCAGATACACTGGTAAAAGTTGATTACATCACCATTGATAATGTAGGTCAGCCAACTGCTGCATCATGTACTCCTGTAACCACGCAGCCATCAACCGGTTTTGGCATCTTTAAAGTGAAGATGAATGAGATTGATAATATCAGTGTTGGCAGTAGCCCGGAAGGATATCAGGATTTCTCCTGTTCTGATTTTACACACCTTGTTGCAGGTGATCCTGTTCAACTAACAATCAATACCGGACCCGGTAAAAGTGAGGACCTTCGCGTCTGGCTTGATTACAACGGTGATGGTGTTTTTAATGAAACCAATGAGCTGATCTATCAGGACAATGCCGTAATTGATATTCATGGCGGCATCATTTATACACCAACAAGTGCTGTATTAAATGTGCCTTTGCGGATGCGGATTACGGACGATAAAAACGTGAACACTATTTCCGGCTCCTGTTATTCATCGCAATTCGGTCAAACGGAAGACTACTCTGTAATTTTTGAGCCGTCCAGTGTAGCACCTGTTGCTGATTTTACTTCCGACGTTACTAATGTTAATTTCGGTGGTGTTGTTAATTATTTTGATCTCAGCGTGAATGTTCCAACATCCTGGGAATGGCAGTTTGAAGGTGGAATTCCGGCAACTTCCACAGCGCAAAATCCTACAGGCATTGTATACAACGAGGTGGGAACGTTTGATGTAACACTGAAAGTCACCAATGCTTTTGGAACGCACACCATTGTGAAACCTGATTATATTACTGTTGATCCTGAGTTTAATGTATGCGATCTTCCAACAGTGTCACTTACGAGCGGAACTTTTTACGATACCGGTGGACCATTGGGAAACTATCAGAACAATGAGAATTGCACCATGCTGATTTCACCACCCTGCGCGGGAAGCATCACACTTAATTTTTCTGCATTTGCTTCTCAGGCCAACAGCGATTTCCTGAAAGTATATGATGGAGTAGATGCATCCGCACCATTGCTGCTAAGTGTATCCGGTTTTCCATTCCCATATCCTTCTGTAACCGGTACCTCCGGAAAGCTGTTCATTACCTGGACCTCTAACAGCTCACAAACAAACAGCGGTTATGCAGCATCCTATACTTCAGTGATTGGTGGCACTGTTACACCAGTTGCAGACTTTACCCTCAGCAGCAGCAATCCGGCTTATGGTGCACCAGTAAATTTTGCAGATAATTCCACCAACAATCCTATCGATTTCGCCTGGGATTTTGGTGATGGCGGCACTTCAGTTTCACCCAATCCTACGCACACTTTTGCCAGCACTGGCAGTTATTCAGTTCAATTGATTTCTTCCAATTGCGGAGGATCAGATACTGTAATTAAAACAGTTATTGTACAAGCCGCGCCTATTATAAAGGTGAATCCGAGTAACCTGACCTTTAACCTCAACTGCAACACCTCAACGGCAACATTGCCTTTTACCATCACCAACAGCGGAGCCGGTGATTTAACATATGATGTGCAGGAACATGAATATAATTTTCAGGGTGACAAGCCAAATATCCTTGCAATAACCTATGGAGTGGAGACTTTTGAAACTTATTTTAATACTATCAGCGCGATCAACACTTATTATCCGGGAGCAACCAGTATTCAGGAAATAAATACTACCAATGCTGAAGATCTGGCGGCCGCACTTGTGGGTAAGAATGTGTGCCTGATGGCGAAAGCTGTTGGTACACCAAGTGATTACCTGAATTTTTCAATACCGCTTCAAAGCTTTATTAATAATGGTGGCACTGTGATCTTGTGCGGAACCAGCTCTTCAAAAGTAAGCTGCTTGTTTAACACAGGATTGCTTTCAGGTACTTATGGTGCTGTTGCCACTAACCAGACTTTACAAGTGGTAAATACAACACATCCGATAACACAATCGCTCGGGAGTGAAATAGCGGACGGACCAAAAAATTCGCATTCTCTCAATCTTACTTCCCCCATAAATGATCTGATCACTTATTTAGGAGAAACTGTTGTGGGATATGAAAGTATCGGTTATGGTCATCTGGTTTATCTTGGATTTGATTATAAGACGATAGATAATAACTCCGGCACAACAATGGGCAACACCATGTCCTGGATCAATTCAATGCTGGTAAATGATTGGGTTTCTCTGAATCCAACAGGAAACGGAACATTGAGTCCAGGTACCTCCCAGGAAATTAATGTGACGGTAAACAGTGAAGGCCTTCCGGATGGCACCTACACCGAATACGTTGTGGTTACCAGCAATGATCCCAATAATCCTGTAGATACCGTTTGGCTTACAGTAAATGTTGATCAGGATAACTGTTCTTCATTCAATGCAGCATATCAGTGTGAAGGACAGGTTTGCTTTAATGATTCTGTACCTGCAACCGCTACTTCGGTCTCCTGGTCTTTTGGAGACGGCAACACTTCCTCACAAAATGATCCTTGTCATACTTATACAGCTACTGGTAATTATGAAGTGCAGTTGATTGCCTGCGGAACAGACGGTTGCGACACTGTGAATCAAACAGTGACCGTGACAATTCTTGCTGCGGCAATCAATTATTCACCGGTGATTGTTTATGAAAATGATATTGTTTCCTTTAACAGTAACTCTTCAGGCGCAACCTCCTGGAGTTGGACATTCGGAGATGGTGGAACTTCTACGCAGCAGAATCCGACTCATTTATATGCAGCTGGTGGAACTTACACGGTCACACTTATTGCAACAGATGCTTCAGGTTGTACGATTACCACCACGGAAATCATCACGATTCTGAACGTTGGTATCAATGATCTGCAATACAATTTTGATGTGAATATCTATCCTAATCCGTTTAGCAGCCAGGCAGTAATTGAATACACTTTGCCGAAAGCTGCATCTGTAAATATTGAATTGTGGAATTCACTCGGACAGAAGATCGTAACCCTACTTGATGGCAAAAATCAGCAAGCCGGCACTTATACTTATCCGGTTACAGTTGTGGAAGCTGGAGTGTATATGGTAAGATTCTCTGTTGGAGATACATTGCTTTGGAAGAAATTAGTACGTGTGAATTAA
- a CDS encoding aspartate carbamoyltransferase catalytic subunit, protein MNALSVKHLLGIKYLTREDIETIFESADEFKEVLNRPIKKVPSLRDTTIVNLFYENSTRTRISFELAEKRLSADTINFSSSGSSVKKGETLIDTVNNILAMKVDMVVMRHPSAGAPVFLSQHINASIINAGDGTHEHPTQALLDAFSIREKLGTVEGKKIAIIGDIRHSRVALSNIFCLKKLGAEVMVAGPPTLIPMYIESLGVKVEYDVRKALEWCDVANILRIQLERQEIQYFASLREYALYFGVNKKLLDEVGKDIVIMHPGPINRGVEITSDVADSKHSIILDQVENGVAIRMAVLYLLSGRKEEGRRV, encoded by the coding sequence ATGAATGCACTGAGTGTAAAACATTTGCTGGGCATCAAATACCTCACGCGTGAGGACATTGAAACTATTTTCGAATCGGCAGATGAATTCAAAGAAGTGCTCAACCGTCCGATCAAGAAAGTGCCTTCTTTACGTGATACAACTATCGTCAATCTTTTCTACGAAAATTCAACACGAACCCGAATTTCTTTTGAACTGGCGGAAAAAAGATTATCAGCAGACACTATTAATTTTTCTTCTTCAGGTTCTTCAGTAAAAAAAGGAGAAACACTTATTGATACCGTCAATAATATTCTCGCCATGAAAGTGGATATGGTGGTGATGAGGCATCCAAGCGCGGGGGCACCTGTTTTTCTGTCGCAGCACATCAACGCGAGCATTATCAATGCCGGCGACGGCACACATGAACACCCGACACAGGCATTGCTCGATGCGTTTTCGATAAGAGAAAAACTGGGCACCGTGGAAGGGAAGAAGATTGCCATCATCGGCGACATTCGTCATTCTCGTGTTGCACTTTCAAATATTTTCTGCCTTAAAAAATTGGGAGCTGAGGTGATGGTAGCTGGTCCGCCTACATTAATTCCGATGTATATTGAATCCTTAGGAGTGAAGGTGGAATATGATGTTCGTAAGGCACTTGAATGGTGTGACGTGGCCAATATTCTGCGCATTCAACTGGAAAGACAGGAGATTCAATACTTCGCGTCACTTCGTGAATATGCACTCTACTTCGGCGTGAATAAAAAACTATTGGATGAAGTGGGAAAAGATATCGTAATCATGCATCCCGGACCAATAAACCGTGGCGTTGAAATTACAAGTGACGTTGCAGATTCCAAACACTCTATCATCTTAGACCAGGTGGAAAACGGTGTCGCCATTCGTATGGCGGTGTTGTATTTGCTGAGTGGGAGGAAGGAGGAGGGGAGAAGAGTTTGA
- the pyrR gene encoding bifunctional pyr operon transcriptional regulator/uracil phosphoribosyltransferase PyrR has translation MQPRIILDSKRFLLTLNRLCFQLIETQKDFSNTAIIGVQPRGIYLSDRIHRRLTEITGNEILYGIIDPTFYRDDYRTAEKQLIPKATSIKFSTENKNVVLIDDVLFSGRTIRSAMDALLDFGRPAKVELLVLVDRRFTRQLPIQPDYIGITIDSLTSERVKVDWEKSEGADRIWIVPAKPNES, from the coding sequence TTGCAGCCGCGGATTATCCTTGATAGCAAACGATTCCTTCTAACGCTTAACCGGCTTTGTTTTCAGCTCATAGAAACTCAGAAAGATTTCTCCAATACTGCTATCATTGGGGTGCAGCCACGTGGCATCTATCTTTCCGATCGCATTCACAGACGGCTCACAGAGATTACCGGCAATGAAATTCTCTATGGCATTATTGACCCTACTTTTTATCGCGATGATTATCGTACCGCGGAGAAGCAACTGATTCCCAAAGCTACCAGCATTAAATTTTCTACCGAAAATAAAAACGTGGTACTCATTGATGATGTATTGTTTTCAGGAAGAACCATCCGGTCTGCAATGGATGCTTTACTTGATTTCGGAAGACCTGCAAAAGTGGAATTGCTTGTGCTGGTGGACAGGAGATTTACACGGCAGCTTCCCATTCAACCTGATTACATTGGCATCACGATAGATTCGCTCACTTCTGAAAGAGTAAAAGTGGATTGGGAAAAAAGTGAAGGCGCTGACCGTATCTGGATTGTACCGGCAAAACCCAACGAATCATGA
- a CDS encoding ComEC family competence protein: protein MNHWSEYPFVRILFAFLAGLLTCIFSPVHFPDWLLPVMVLLVLFIHISSRSKTIRLYKYAAFIGCIFQLTAFVFGNVLTHHKIDQHDSDQFVYKSPKAGFFVVKITEPPIEKEKTYKILVSVSQAVDSVSATPTFGRSILYLKKDSASAHLHYGDLLMVRNNFQSVAQPSNPDQFDYKKYLWYREIYATAFLNREDWHLLTGKSVNPLFQFTFLLRDFSIKALQNYIPSEREAAVAEALVIGFRDHMSMETTQSYTAAGVVHVLAVSGLHVAIVFALLHQLLFFLNRKKHGKLIQAIIILAAIWIFTMVTGLSGSVVRASTMFSFITIGKNMKRPVNLFNILACSAMVILLIDPLLVMDVGFQLSYLAVLGIGTLNNYIDRWLPRENKIVDYLWKMVAMSLAAQIATLPLTTYYFHQFPAYFLFANIVVIPIAGILLYLGITLIALQFISPLATLLGKAINLITYLMNEFIEHIQKLPAASIHLPEISLLQLLLFGAVIILISRFFITGAKKLFFAGMICTLLFITFHCVNVCELLQQKTFTVYDFRKAGVLEFRSGNSAELYKCAGIISTQDSAYLEQHWRLSNIVPIVNADQKKDFKKKLHPQFSNCCSFVQFYNYRLAIVNSPFQVQPKTKKIKVNALLISGNPSLHLKDVLPYFETAHIIFDTSNSPYHVNKWKEEASQLGFAIHDVATEGAFVQHI, encoded by the coding sequence ATGAATCACTGGAGCGAATATCCGTTTGTCCGTATTCTATTTGCATTTCTTGCCGGACTGCTTACCTGCATCTTTTCACCAGTTCACTTCCCCGACTGGCTTTTACCTGTGATGGTTTTACTGGTTCTGTTCATTCATATTTCTTCGCGAAGCAAGACCATACGACTGTATAAATATGCAGCCTTTATTGGATGCATTTTCCAGTTGACTGCATTTGTATTTGGCAATGTGCTTACCCATCACAAGATTGACCAACATGATTCAGATCAATTTGTTTATAAAAGTCCTAAAGCAGGATTCTTCGTGGTAAAGATCACAGAGCCACCCATCGAAAAAGAAAAAACTTATAAGATATTGGTTTCCGTTTCACAAGCTGTGGACTCAGTATCTGCAACACCAACATTTGGCAGGTCAATCTTATATCTGAAAAAAGACAGTGCCTCGGCGCATCTTCATTATGGCGATCTGTTAATGGTGAGAAACAACTTTCAATCCGTAGCGCAGCCATCAAACCCTGATCAGTTTGATTACAAAAAATATTTATGGTACAGGGAAATTTATGCAACCGCTTTTTTGAACCGGGAAGATTGGCATTTATTAACCGGCAAGTCTGTAAATCCGTTATTTCAATTTACATTTTTGTTACGCGATTTTTCCATCAAAGCGCTTCAAAATTATATTCCCTCAGAACGGGAAGCAGCAGTGGCCGAAGCATTGGTCATCGGATTCCGCGATCACATGTCAATGGAAACAACACAATCATACACCGCTGCCGGCGTGGTGCATGTGCTGGCAGTCTCAGGACTGCATGTGGCCATTGTTTTTGCACTTCTTCATCAGTTATTATTTTTCCTTAACAGGAAAAAACACGGCAAGCTTATTCAAGCAATCATCATCCTGGCTGCTATCTGGATATTTACCATGGTAACAGGCCTGTCGGGATCGGTGGTTCGGGCTTCCACTATGTTTTCATTTATCACGATCGGAAAAAACATGAAACGACCTGTGAACCTGTTCAATATTCTTGCATGCTCTGCTATGGTGATTTTATTGATTGATCCGTTGCTCGTAATGGATGTCGGTTTCCAACTCTCCTATCTCGCTGTGCTTGGCATTGGCACACTCAATAATTATATAGATCGGTGGCTGCCAAGGGAAAATAAAATAGTGGATTATCTGTGGAAGATGGTGGCAATGTCGCTTGCCGCGCAGATTGCAACACTTCCTCTCACCACCTATTACTTTCACCAGTTTCCCGCTTACTTTCTGTTTGCAAACATTGTTGTAATTCCCATTGCCGGCATCTTACTCTATCTCGGCATTACATTGATTGCTCTTCAATTTATAAGTCCATTGGCAACCCTTCTTGGCAAAGCCATCAACTTGATAACGTACCTTATGAATGAATTTATTGAACATATTCAAAAGTTGCCCGCAGCCTCTATCCACCTTCCTGAAATAAGTCTCTTACAGTTACTGCTGTTCGGTGCTGTTATCATACTTATCAGCAGGTTCTTCATTACGGGTGCAAAAAAATTATTCTTCGCAGGCATGATCTGCACATTGCTATTTATCACCTTTCATTGCGTAAATGTTTGCGAGCTCCTGCAACAAAAAACATTCACCGTATATGATTTCAGGAAAGCCGGAGTCCTCGAGTTCAGGTCGGGCAATTCGGCTGAATTGTATAAATGCGCAGGAATTATTTCTACTCAGGACTCAGCTTACCTGGAACAGCATTGGCGGTTAAGCAATATTGTTCCGATAGTCAATGCTGACCAAAAAAAGGATTTCAAAAAGAAACTCCATCCACAATTCTCAAACTGTTGTTCATTCGTTCAATTTTACAATTACAGGTTAGCCATTGTAAACAGTCCGTTTCAGGTTCAGCCAAAAACAAAAAAAATAAAAGTAAACGCTTTGCTGATTTCAGGGAATCCTTCGCTACATCTTAAAGACGTGTTACCGTATTTTGAAACTGCCCACATTATTTTTGATACGAGCAACAGTCCATATCACGTAAACAAATGGAAGGAAGAAGCCAGCCAACTTGGATTTGCAATACATGATGTTGCAACAGAAGGTGCATTTGTGCAGCATATTTGA
- a CDS encoding enoyl-CoA hydratase/isomerase family protein — MNFLFVKTEKQDRLFYIILARPEKKNALNDTVVKELTHALQLATDDDEVKIIILKAEGDVFSAGADLEYLQRLQNFSYEENLADSTLLKTLLLKIYTHPKIVIAQVEGHAIAGGCGLAAVCDFCFSVPDAKFGYTEVKIGFIPALVMVFLLRKINGAKARELLFTGKLVTAAEALSYGLINEIIPKEDIGITVKSFAIKLSEEASSQSLAATKEMMQKVTTMELDDALNYAAEMNAKTRSSDDCRKGVGAFLKKEKFKW; from the coding sequence ATGAACTTTTTATTCGTAAAAACCGAAAAACAGGACAGACTGTTTTATATTATTCTTGCAAGGCCTGAGAAAAAGAATGCATTGAATGATACCGTTGTCAAAGAATTGACCCACGCATTACAACTTGCCACAGACGATGATGAGGTAAAAATTATTATTCTGAAAGCGGAAGGTGATGTATTCAGTGCAGGAGCAGATCTTGAATACCTGCAACGCCTGCAAAATTTTTCTTACGAAGAAAACCTGGCAGATTCCACCTTACTGAAAACACTGCTGCTCAAAATCTATACGCATCCCAAAATCGTGATTGCGCAGGTGGAAGGTCATGCTATCGCCGGTGGTTGCGGACTTGCGGCTGTCTGTGATTTTTGTTTCTCAGTGCCTGATGCTAAATTTGGTTATACAGAGGTAAAGATTGGATTTATACCTGCATTGGTAATGGTATTTCTGTTAAGAAAAATCAATGGCGCAAAAGCAAGGGAGTTATTGTTTACCGGGAAGTTGGTTACTGCTGCTGAAGCACTGTCCTATGGCCTGATCAATGAAATAATTCCCAAAGAGGATATCGGGATCACTGTAAAATCTTTCGCTATTAAACTTTCTGAAGAAGCATCTTCCCAATCATTGGCAGCGACAAAAGAAATGATGCAAAAGGTAACGACGATGGAACTTGATGATGCATTGAACTATGCCGCTGAAATGAATGCCAAAACACGGAGCAGTGATGATTGCAGGAAAGGCGTTGGTGCTTTTTTGAAGAAGGAGAAATTTAAGTGGTGA